ttttagaaaaaatgtaattaatttactattattattattattatgtatttaactttttgtgaaaaatattatactacagtattttaaaacttaagttatataaattaaaaatgttgtacatgTTTTTACAGGTAATTGGTCAATAAGTTCGAGTACAAAAAGTccgaaaaaacaaaatattctattacattttcatttataattaggtatatataatttattatataggtatattatactgcatataaataatgataattaatatttattttaattgatgtaGGTGCCTAAGAATAAGAAAATagacaaaactataataatataatatatatgtacaaaaataataggtacctctattaattatattttattatatttatatatatatatatacagtggagggtatataataattgctcCCAGCAGAATTTTTTGGGGCTGacagtaattttaatacctaattaaaaataataagctcTCCGGATAAGTAAGTCATACTGAATTTGTATTCATGTTTAATGATTATcatcacatttataatattaaattacatatttattttacgtgtCCGTGAAGTTAGCGGCACGCATGTAGTCATGTAGAACAGAAATTAAACCTATTcaacaactatattatgtttgtcatTTGTTGGATAGCGCTggcatgtttttataaaaagttggaCGGCGCTATTAAAGAGGTATGaccaatttttcaaaatctctGCTAAGTTTACACCGACAGTTACCATTTGAAcagttaaaaaacaattcgaaataataaattttcattacaatttgttatggccatttaaataataattgtatattattatgtttaaaatgtaaaatgttctTATCATTAATgacttatttaaaagttttaattagaaacttataaaaaaattgcgcttacatattttttatgttacgtaattattgctataaatatacttatgagttatgaatCATAAGGTGTGACTTATGAGGAATCTCGCACATTTGTtggaattttacttttattttttaatcgattCATATTTGATGTTATTAAACCAAAGTTGGTTAATGGTTgtcatatatgatatatccTAAGATTTGCTTCATATTAATTGTACACGCGTACAATAATCATTCCAAAGTTAACCATATAATAACTgtgtaaaactaaaaacatatatCCTAGGTATTTACCATAAACATTTAGTAAGACTTCAAATTTTTGACATTTACCGAGGATGGTCGGTTGAATCGAGATTTTGCAGCAATATATAGCTTATACTTCTACTTCTAAATGATTCTGCGACGTTCCCTTAAGGTGTATAGTGcgttagtaaaattaatgcaGTTAATTTACAGTgttaaaaatacgaaaaactaatttttttagaaaaacccGACAAGTGGTTTTGGTGTCTACTTtagtcaaattataattttgatttttttgtgcaTGTACATTCATTAGTCATCAAATTAGatcatttatgtgaaattttgaatttgaaaacttactccttcaccaagtattgtacataatgtgattttttcaaaaaaactgtattttgtGACCTTTcatatattagattttaagatatttcataatattttaatataaaagatacTACGTATTTCCCTTAAGGTGTATAGTGCGTTTGTATAATGAATGGAATTAATTTACAGTgttaaaaatacgaaaatctaatttttttagaaaaaaacgaCAAGTGGTTTTGGTGTCTACTTtagtcaaattataattttgatttttttacttttttgtgcATGTACATTCATTAGTCATCGCATTAGAACGTATATGTTTaagtttgaatttgaaaatttactcCTTCACTAAGTATTGTACattatgtgattttttcaaaaaacggCATTTCGTGAGCTTTCACATCAAATTTTGAGATAggtattccatattattaataatctaaaatgtatatacctaagcCTTATAGCGTATAGCTTTACCGGTGTACGTACTTTAATCGTgcgataatatgtattatattattatgcgtacATATACAGTATTTCTATAGCCACGCTTTTCctatatattagaaaaattattgactACCTATGCGTCGCgctttatcaattattttattatcgatataatatatgtttgatTATATACTTCCGGGTGGACAATCGACACTTTCGAGCACGACCatatataagaaataagaatttttttttattttcacgtgCGCAATAacgcataatatgtttttggatTTCGCTTATAATCACGAACATTCTTTGTTTATCTACACACGATTGTTCTTGTCACGATATTTTTCGCTTTCGAGTTTCGAGTTACGGTCTTCGGCCCGCAGTACACATATTACGACCCTCTCAACCTGCAACCGTACACGAGTGGGGACttgtacaacaatataatgtcAACGAGGACGCTCGTCGTCCGTCGTTTTTAGTTTTGACGCGAACGTCTCGGACCGCCGCGAGAGGACGACGATGGCGACTGCTGCCGAGACCGGACGGTACGCCGTGCCCAGCCTGTTCAAGTCGGCGTACCGAGCGTGCAACGAGGCGCAGCGGCACGCGTACCGGACGGATTGCCCTACGCTTCCGGCCGTCGACTTGCGGCCGTGTTGCTCGACGCTGTTCGAAATCTTGAAGGCGAACGCCGAAGGAGGCGGTTTCGACCCGCACGGCGACAGGCGGCACATGTACCGGAAGGCGGTGAGGCGCGGTCGCGTGTTTGCCGCCGCGGCCACCGTGTGCGCGACGGCCGCCGGCCACGGGCACGTCGACTGTCTGAGGTTGGCCCACGAGATCGGCTGCCCCTGGGACGCGTCCACGCCCTCGGTGGCGGCCCTGGGCGGACACCTGGACTGCTTGATGTACATGCACGAAAACGCGTGCCCGTGGGACGAACGGACGTGCACCAAGGCGGCCGGCGCCGGTCACTTGCACTGTCTCAGGTACGCGCGAGAGAACGGATGTCCGTGGCACGAGCTGACGTGCGCCGACGCCGCGGCGGGCGGACACCTCGACTGTCTGAAGTATGCCCACGAATACGGATGTCCGTGGGACGAACACACGTGTTTTCTGGCGGCCATGCTGGACCAACTGGCGTGTCTCGTGTACGCCCACCAAAACGGATGTCCCTGGGACAGAGACTACACCGACCGCCTGTTCATCAGTCGGCGATGTCTCGAATACGCGTTCAACGTCGGATGTCCGAACTTTTGGTGGACGACCGACGCCGATTATTACTTGTTTAATTAGATGCGCGGTAcagaatgatattattttcgtatttgCAGTGTCTAATGCGTTTAAATCgatcgttaattattatatatacttatattattgtattcttacaggcatatttt
The DNA window shown above is from Aphis gossypii isolate Hap1 chromosome 2, ASM2018417v2, whole genome shotgun sequence and carries:
- the LOC126550359 gene encoding uncharacterized protein LOC126550359, with product MATAAETGRYAVPSLFKSAYRACNEAQRHAYRTDCPTLPAVDLRPCCSTLFEILKANAEGGGFDPHGDRRHMYRKAVRRGRVFAAAATVCATAAGHGHVDCLRLAHEIGCPWDASTPSVAALGGHLDCLMYMHENACPWDERTCTKAAGAGHLHCLRYARENGCPWHELTCADAAAGGHLDCLKYAHEYGCPWDEHTCFLAAMLDQLACLVYAHQNGCPWDRDYTDRLFISRRCLEYAFNVGCPNFWWTTDADYYLFN